In one Yarrowia lipolytica chromosome 1A, complete sequence genomic region, the following are encoded:
- a CDS encoding uncharacterized protein (Compare to YALI0A16016g, no similarity) has product MKVNFAEDMSMSNQCNIHPIGTCYSGELSRQLLSGVIAFKVILMSIPSSSSRNTTRQKSRNKKAHCARNMLVDYAKHMKYCSVCYMFGFKDPESDVVHTPDKCVIFARFRTDKNAGPNADWYQEFNKVEIYSRSSQWSYQEV; this is encoded by the coding sequence ATGAAGGTGAATTTTGCCGAGGATATGAGCATGTCCAACCAATGCAACATCCACCCAATTGGGACCTGCTACTCTGGAGAACTTTCTCGTCAGCTATTGAGTGGGGTGATAGCATTCAAAGTGATTCTGATGTCAATTccttcttcgtcatctAGGAACACCACGAGGCAGAAATCCAGGAACAAGAAAGCTCATTGCGCAAGGAACATGCTGGTGGACTACGCTAAACACATGAAATACTGTTCAGTATGCTACATGTTTGGATTCAAAGATCCCGAAAGTGATGTTGTCCATACACCGGATAAATGTGTCATTTTTGCTCGTTTCAGGACTGACAAGAACGCTGGTCCTAACGCTGACTGGTACCAAGAATTCAACAAGGTGGAGATCTACTCTCGTTCATCTCAATGGTCTTATCAGGAAGTTTAA
- a CDS encoding uncharacterized protein (Compare to YALI0A15950g, similar to Saccharomyces cerevisiae HIS4 (YCL030C); ancestral locus Anc_1.45, similar to uniprot|P00815 Saccharomyces cerevisiae YCL030c HIS4 phosphoribosyl-AMP cyclohydrolase/phosphoribosyl-ATP pyrophosphatase/histidinol dehydrogenase), which translates to MFPLLPQVSSVTVPAVAVAPGKVLVSILQSDVPEIAKELKKAFGQAQFHIMADTDLSTDEYIHLLDAGASSVFVSGESAVDLAASGVPAGRLTVIGSKPDNLDVGGVFLKDTPALEDVATLASTFAKQLLPSGGAPVVYVNVEDPKAAADLAATGATVVVSSAKLTTEHQADKLDDKFPIADLLLASLSTDRQDGLYTTLVTDVLNQSLGLVYSSAESIKEAIRTGTGVYQSRRHGLWYKGKESGNTQKLIRIETDCDGDCLKFIVEQTGAGFCHFNTESCFSAAQGISCLEKTLQQRLQNAPAGSYTKRLFDDSDLLRAKIMEEAEELVEAKDAEEVSWEAADLIYFAMVKVVKEGVSWAQVMNNLDSKHMKISRRKGDAKQKWVDALGIKRQKVDEKPKEEKKEEKKEEIKEDGKIQLNHINADTASKAEIETVLARPAQKTSDIMKLVLPIVEGVKTGGDKKLLELTEKFDGVKLESPILTAPFSEDLMKISDDVKASIDMSIANVKKFHAAQLDTTELVVETQPGVVCKRFSRPIESVGLYIPGGTAVLPSTSLHLGVPAMVAGCKNIVLASPPRKDGTLSPEVVYVAHQIGAKAVVLAGGAQAVAAMAYGTESVPKVDKIMGPGNQFVTAAKMYVSNDTTAKVAIDMPAGPSEVLVICDKHANPAFVASDLLSQAEHGVDSQVILLAVDCDQKHLDAIDEELHAQALALPRVDIIRKCIAHSSALSVKTMDEAFKLSNQYAPEHLILQIEDADKYVPLVDHAGSIFVGAYSPESCGDYSSGTNHTLPTYGYARMYSGVNTGTFTKHITSQQLTREGLEIIGPAVMTLAATEGLDAHRMAVKVRLDAMKKE; encoded by the coding sequence ATGTTCCCCCTGCTGCCCCAAGTGAGCAGCGTGACTGTTCcggctgtggctgtggcgCCCGGCAAGGTGCTGGTGTCCATTCTCCAGTCCGACGTCCCCGAGAtcgccaaggagctcaaaaaGGCGTTTGGACAGGCCCAATTTCACATCATGGCCGACACAGACCTGTCGACCGACGAGTACATCCACCTGCTGGACGCCGGCGCCtcgtctgtgtttgtgtctggagAGTCCGCTGTTGATCTGGCTGCCTCCGGCGTGCCTGCTGGCCGTCTGACAGTGATTGGCTCCAAGCCCGACAACCTGGACGTCGGCGGCGTCTTCCTCAAGGACACCCCCGCTCTGGAGGATGTGGCGACGCTGGCCTCGACCTTcgccaagcagctgctgccCTCGGGAGGAGCCCCGGTTGTGTACGTCAACGTGGAAGATCCCAAGGCCGCGGCTGATCTGGCTGCAACCGGCGCCACTGTGGTGGTGAGCTCCGCTAAGCTGACCACCGAACACCAGgccgacaagctggacgacAAGTTCCCCATTGCCGATCTGCTGTTGGCGTCTCTGTCCACCGACCGACAGGACGGCCTGTACACTACTCTGGTGACCGATGTGCTCAACCAGtcgctcggcctcgtcTACTCGTCGGCTGagtccatcaaggaggccattCGAACCGGCACTGGTGTTTATCAGTCCCGACGACACGGTCTGTGGTACAAGGGTAAGGAGTCTGGAAACACCCAGAAGCTGATCCGAATTGAGACTGACTGCGATGGAGACTGTCTCAAGTTCATCGTTGAGCAGACCGGCGCGGGCTTCTGCCACTTCAACACCGAGAGCTGTTTCTCCGCTGCCCAGGGCATTTCTTGTCTGGAGAAGACCCTTCAGCAGCGGCTGCAAAATGCCCCCGCAGGTTCGTACACAAAGCGACTTTTTGACGACTCGGATCTGCTGCGAGCCAAGAtcatggaggaggctgaggagctcgtggaggccaaggacgccgaggaggtgtcTTGGGAGGCTGCCGACCTCATCTACTTTGCCATGGTCAAGGTTGTCAAGGAAGGCGTGAGCTGGGCCCAGGTGATGAACAACCTCGACAGCAAGCATATGAAGATTTCGCGACGAAAGGGCGACGCCAAGCAAAAGTGGGTCGACGCTCTGGGCATCAAGCGACAGaaggtggacgagaagcccaaggaggagaagaaggaagagaagaaggaggagatcaaggaggacggAAAGATCCAGCTCAACCACATCAATGCTGATACCgcctccaaggccgagaTTGAGACTGTTCTGGCCCGACCTGCTCAGAAGACCTCTGATATCATGAAGCTTGTGCTTCCCATTGTTGAGGGAGTCAAGACTGGAGgcgacaagaagctgctggagctgacCGAGAAGTTTGACGGTGTCAAGCTCGAGTCTCCTATTCTCACTGCTCCTTTCTCCGAGGACCTGATGAAGATTTCCGATGATGTTAAGGCTTCCATTGACATGTCCATTGCGAACGTCAAGAAGTTCCACGCTGCCCAGCTTGACACCACCGAGCTTGTGGTTGAGACCCAGCCCGGTGTGGTCTGCAAGCGATTTTCTCGACCCATTGAGAGTGTCGGTCTGTACATTCCTGGTGGAACTGCAGTTCTTCCTTCCACCTCTCTGCATCTCGGTGTCCCTGCCATGGTTGCTGGATGCAAGAATATTGTTCTGGCCTCCCCTCCCCGAAAAGACGGCACTCTTTCCCCCGAGGTTGTCTACGTTGCTCACCAGATTGGCGCCAAGGCCGTTGTTCTTGCTGGAGGCGCCCAGGCCGTCGCTGCTATGGCTTACGGAACCGAGTCCGTGCCCAAGGTTGACAAGATCATGGGTCCTGGAAACCAGTTTGTCACCGCCGCCAAGATGTACGTGTCCAACGACACCACTGCCAAGGTGGCTATCGACATGCCCGCCGGCCCCTCTGAGGTGCTTGTGATCTGCGACAAGCACGCCAACCCTGCCTTTGTTGCCTCCGATCTGCTTTCTCAGGCCGAGCACGGCGTTGATTCCCAGGTCATTCTGCTGGCTGTGGACTGCGACCAGAAGCACCTTGATGCCATTGATGAGGAGCTGCATGCTCAGGCTCTTGCTCTTCCTCGAGTCGACATTATCCGAAAGTGTATTGCCCACTCTTCTGCTCTTAGCGTCAAGACCATGGACGAGGCCTTCAAGCTGTCCAACCAGTACGCCCCCGAGCATCTGATTCTGCAGATTGAGGATGCCGACAAGTACGTGCCTCTGGTGGACCACGCTGGTTCCATTTTCGTCGGAGCTTACTCTCCCGAGTCTTGTGGAGACTACTCTTCCGGAACCAACCACACTCTGCCCACCTACGGATACGCCCGAATGTACTCTGGCGTGAACACCGGCACCTTCACCAAGCACATTACGTCGCAGCAGCTGACCCGGGAGGGTCTGGAGATCATTGGTCCCGCCGTTATGACACTTGCTGCCACCGAGGGTCTGGACGCCCACCGAATGGCCGTCAAGGTCCGACTCGACgccatgaagaaggaaTAA
- a CDS encoding uncharacterized protein (Compare to YALI0A15906g, similar to Saccharomyces cerevisiae YPR1 (YDR368W) and GCY1 (YOR120W); ancestral locus Anc_5.434, similar to uniprot|P14065 Saccharomyces cerevisiae YOR120w GCY1 galactose-induced protein of aldo/keto reductase family) codes for MTSIDFTMNNGKTIPASEVAGAVRVCSHQGGYPTLDTAFNYRNGALEPMEKGVKARDIFVTTKIWVTYHDRVEENLNIPVYPLRPDGSRDIDESRLPSPNWKQMEAGSEDWARPSLSVFSNFSIPYLQGAAQRGATVVPAVNQGRAAPSAAQAGVMEFCKKNKHHHDRSSPFGSVGGPLLKNRAGSSSPTRDETSPADSHPPTTLATALCCESAKK; via the exons ATGACTTCCATCGACTTTACCATGAACAACGGCAAGACCATCCCTGCATCG gaggttgccGGCGCCGTCCGAGTGTGCTCTCACCAGGGAGGTTACCCGACACTTGACACCGCATTCAACTACCGAAACGGGGCGCT CGAGCCCATGGAGAAGGGCGTCAAAGCGAGAGACATCtttgtcaccaccaagatcTGGGTCACCTATCACGACCGAGTCGAGGAGAACCTGAACAT CCCCGTCTACCCTCTGCGACCCGACGGATCTCGAGACATTGACGAGTCCCGGCTCCCCAGCCCAAACTGGAAGCAGATGGAGGCTGGTTCTGAAGACTGGGCAAGACCAAGTCTATCGGTGttctccaacttctccatcCCCTACCTGCAGGGAGCTGCTCAAAGGGGGGCCACTGTTGTGCCCGCCGTCAACCAGGGTCGAGCTGCACCCTCTGCTGCCCAAGCTGGAGTCATGGAGTTctgcaagaagaacaaACATCATCATGACCGCTCTTCTCCTTTCGGATCTGTCGGAGGCcctctgctcaagaaccGAGCTGGTTCAAGCTCGCCGACAAGAGACGAGACCTCCCCGGCGGATTCTCACCCTCCTACCACATTGGCAACGGCACTGTGTT GCGAATCTGCCAAAAAGTAA
- a CDS encoding uncharacterized protein (Compare to YALI0A15972g, similar to Saccharomyces cerevisiae FBP1 (YLR377C); ancestral locus Anc_4.227, uniprot|Q7Z8Q0 Yarrowia lipolytica Fructose-1 6- bisphosphatase similar to uniprot|P09201 Saccharomyces cerevisiae YLR377c and similar to uniprot|P14065 YOR120W Saccharomyces cerevisiae) encodes MEANPEVQTDIITLTRFILQEQNKVGASSAIPTGDFTLLLNSLQFAFKFIAHNIRRSTLVNLIGLSGTANSTGDDQKKLDVIGDEIFINAMKASGKVKLVVSEEQEDLIVFEGDGRYAVVCDPIDGSSNLDAGVSVGTIFGVYKLPEGSSGSIKDVLRPGKEMVAAGYTMYGASANLVLSTGNGCNGFTLDDPLGEFILTHPDLKLPDLRSIYSVNEGNSSLWSDNVKNYFKALKFPEDGSKPYSARYIGSMVADVHRTILYGGMFAYPADSKSKKGKLRLLYEGFPMAYIIEQAGGLAINDNGERILDLVPTEIHERSGVWLGSKGEIEKAKKYLLK; translated from the coding sequence ATGGAAGCCAACCCCGAAGTCCAGACCGATATCATCACGCTGACCCGGTTCATTCTGCAGGAACAGAACAAGGTGGGCGCGTCGTCCGCAATCCCCACCGGAGACTTcactctgctgctcaactcGCTGCAGTTTGCCTTCAAGTTCATTGCCCACAACATCCGACGATCGACCCTGGTCAACCTGATTGGCCTGTCGGGAACCGCAAACTCCACCGGCGAcgaccagaagaagctggacgTGATCGGAGACGAGATCTTCATCAACGCCATGAAGGCCTCCGGTAAGGTCAAGCTGGTGGTGtccgaggagcaggaggacctcattgtgtttgagggCGACGGCCGATACGCCGTGGTCTGCGACCCCATCGACGGATCCTCCAACCTCGACGCCGGCGTCTCCGTCGGCACCATTTTCGGCGTCTACAAGCTCCCCGAGGGCTCCTCCGGAtccatcaaggacgtgCTCCGACCCGGAAAGGAGATGGTTGCCGCCGGCTACACCATGTACGGTGCCTCCGCCAACCTGGTGCTGTCCACCGGAAACGGCTGCAACGGCTTCACTCTCGATGACCCTCTGGGAGAGTTCATCCTGACCCACCCCGATCTCAAGCTCCCCGATCTGCGATCCATCTACTCCGTCAACGAGGGTAACTCCTCCCTGTGGTCCGACAACGTCAAGAACTACTTCAAGGCCCTCAAGTTCCCCGAGGACGGCTCCAAGCCCTACTCGGCCCGATACATTGGCTCCATGGTCGCCGACGTGCACCGAACCATTCTCTACGGAGGTATGTTTGCCTACCCCGCCGactccaagtccaagaagggcaagcTCCGACTTTTGTACGAGGGTTTCCCCATGGCCTACATCATTGAGCAGGCCGGCGGTCTTGCCATCAACGACAACGGCGAGCGAATCCTCGATCTGGTCCCCACCGAGATCCACGAGCGATCCGGCGTCTGGCTGGGCTCCAAGGGcgagattgagaaggccaagaagtaCCTTCTGAAATGA